The Campylobacter sp. CNRCH_2014_0184h genome includes a window with the following:
- a CDS encoding DUF234 domain-containing protein, with protein sequence MVINFSDFSKRCETLELKNIFDFYSIFDEFEFDLKLSLYDNILNVFILKAFDILSYLNLDDNALKALSVLSKNDRKRYSINKSIPHFQALGLVNKLLEKNILTLEKSQEKPIVKNKRQKIKKELRSYSIQDKVVFKNQGLRFFFYFIYPNLNLITMKRYNELMEVIQENLEKYQSFTFELLCKEFLAKKLKVKQVYSFWNYYCEIDLYYKKENFCVLGEVKFKERKICKNILNTLKNKAKQLQIQPNLYVLFSKSGFSKELILNKERNLLLYTLEDFQFLIKD encoded by the coding sequence GTGGTTATAAATTTTAGTGATTTTTCAAAACGCTGTGAAACTTTGGAGCTTAAAAATATTTTTGATTTTTATAGTATTTTTGATGAATTTGAATTTGATTTGAAATTAAGTTTATATGATAATATTTTAAATGTTTTTATTTTAAAAGCTTTTGATATTTTATCTTATTTAAATTTAGATGATAATGCTTTGAAGGCTTTGAGCGTTTTAAGTAAAAATGATAGAAAACGCTATTCTATCAATAAATCTATTCCGCATTTTCAAGCTCTAGGACTTGTTAATAAACTTTTAGAAAAAAATATTTTGACTTTGGAAAAAAGTCAAGAAAAGCCTATTGTGAAAAATAAAAGACAAAAGATTAAAAAAGAATTACGCTCATATAGCATTCAAGATAAGGTTGTTTTTAAAAATCAAGGATTGAGATTTTTCTTTTATTTTATATATCCTAATTTAAACTTAATTACGATGAAAAGATACAACGAGCTAATGGAGGTAATCCAAGAAAATTTAGAAAAATATCAAAGCTTTACTTTTGAGCTTTTGTGTAAAGAATTTTTAGCTAAAAAGCTTAAGGTAAAGCAGGTGTATAGTTTTTGGAATTATTATTGTGAGATAGATCTTTATTATAAAAAAGAAAATTTTTGTGTTTTAGGTGAGGTTAAATTTAAAGAAAGAAAAATATGTAAAAATATTTTAAATACCTTAAAAAACAAAGCAAAACAGTTGCAAATTCAACCTAATTTATATGTGCTTTTTTCAAAGAGTGGCTTTAGTAAAGAGCTTATTCTAAATAAGGAGCGTAATTTGCTTTTATATACTTTAGAAGATTTTCAATTTTTAATTAAGGATTAA